In a single window of the Aquarana catesbeiana isolate 2022-GZ linkage group LG13, ASM4218655v1, whole genome shotgun sequence genome:
- the LOC141116702 gene encoding low affinity immunoglobulin gamma Fc region receptor II-b-like, whose translation MSAFLAIVLLSLNVGKSGGAIKPVVTFTPNWGNILYYDNVTLTCDVPSTVPEEPRSYHWYKDTRPIPGDQQRLHIIRSSVEKDRGDYQCQTIGGDISDPVFLDVKENLVILQRPPSAIYEGDPLTLRCHHTRDFNAINTNFYKDDQEIKSSESDSTFHIPNIMMSQSGLYKCTKQIQRIDRSDVQEHSDVSNISQKKKKIPINLFGKILILALQITIFNVAGSCFADLLVFTGNN comes from the exons GAGGGGCCATCAAACCTGTGGTGACCTTCACACCCAACTGGGGGAATATATTATACTATGACAATGTGACTCTAACATGTGATGTGCCGTCTACTGTACCAGAGGAGCCCCGGTCCTATCACTGGTACAAAGATACGAGACCAATACCAGGAGATCAACAGAGACTTCATATCATTAGATCTTCAGTAGAGAAGGACAGAGGAGATTACCAGTGCCAGACCATCGGTGGTGATATCAGTGATCCCGTCTTCCTAGATGTTAAAGAAA ATCTTGTCATTCTGCAGAGACCTCCATCTGCCATATATGAAGGAGACCCCCTGACTCTGAGATGTCATCATACAAGAGATTTTAATGCAATAAACACAAATTTCTACAAGGATGATCAGGAGATAAAATCATCAGAATCTGACTCCACATTCCATATTCCTAATATAATGATGAGTCAGTCTGGACTGTACAAATGTACTAAACAAATACAACGCATTGATCGTTCAGATGTACAAGAGCACTCAGATGTATCCAATATCTCT caaaaaaaaaaaaaaatccccattaatCTGTTTGGTAAAATTCTTATCCTGGCATTGCAGATTACAATTTTCAATGTAGCTGGCTCCTGCTTCGCTGatcttctggtcttcacaggaaataATTAA